The following proteins are co-located in the Pseudomonas fluorescens genome:
- a CDS encoding alginate O-acetyltransferase, translating into MHPHIIKLLSLSGLTLGLLAASQGVRADEVKAPTFTAEPCCSLCPAAHDAKNYTTRYQQNFTTLVQAQGDWLFRTQEDLRTEFDTSPAGYKRMQQLHDAFKAKGVELVVVYQPTRGLVNRNKLNPEEKAKFDFDKALGNYKTMLGRFAKMGYVVPDLSPLTNEQLPDELPAHDFYFRGDQHWTPYGAQRTAKIVGAKVHAMPEFADIPKREFETKRSGRMGKTGTLHNMAGQLCGTSYAIQYMDQFTTEPKGEAGDGDLFSDAGNPQITLVGTSHSGKNYNFAGFLEQEIGADILNVAFPGGGLEGSMIQYLGSDEFQKTPPKILIWEFSPLYRLDQETIYRQMMALLDNGCEGKTAQMSASTTLKPGKNELMVNRSNKDLRNSSHQVDIRFADPSVKTLQATLWYMNGRHEDIKIDKPETSDTDGRFAFELRTDEDWASQNLLAVEVQGPEEGAAAQKVEAKICTRNVFPAGGQQTASTGQ; encoded by the coding sequence ATGCACCCACACATAATCAAACTGCTGAGCCTCTCGGGTCTGACCCTCGGCCTGCTGGCGGCCAGCCAGGGCGTGCGCGCCGATGAAGTGAAAGCGCCTACGTTTACCGCCGAGCCGTGCTGCAGCCTGTGCCCGGCCGCCCATGACGCGAAGAACTACACCACGCGCTACCAGCAGAACTTCACCACCCTGGTGCAAGCCCAGGGCGACTGGCTGTTCCGTACCCAGGAAGATTTGCGTACCGAATTCGACACCAGCCCCGCCGGCTACAAGCGCATGCAACAACTGCACGATGCGTTCAAGGCCAAAGGCGTGGAACTGGTGGTGGTCTACCAGCCGACCCGTGGCCTGGTGAACCGCAACAAGCTCAACCCGGAAGAGAAAGCCAAGTTCGATTTTGACAAGGCGTTGGGCAACTACAAAACCATGCTCGGCCGTTTCGCCAAGATGGGTTATGTGGTGCCGGACTTGTCGCCGCTCACCAACGAGCAACTGCCGGATGAGTTGCCGGCCCACGATTTCTACTTCCGCGGCGACCAGCACTGGACCCCGTACGGCGCTCAGCGCACGGCAAAAATCGTCGGCGCCAAAGTGCATGCCATGCCGGAGTTTGCCGATATTCCCAAGCGCGAATTCGAAACCAAGCGCTCCGGGCGCATGGGCAAGACCGGCACGTTGCACAACATGGCCGGGCAGCTCTGCGGCACCAGCTACGCGATCCAGTACATGGACCAATTCACCACCGAGCCCAAAGGCGAAGCCGGCGACGGCGACCTGTTCAGCGATGCCGGCAACCCGCAGATCACCCTGGTGGGCACCAGCCACAGCGGCAAGAACTACAACTTCGCCGGCTTCCTTGAACAGGAAATCGGTGCCGACATCCTCAACGTCGCCTTCCCCGGCGGTGGCCTGGAAGGGTCGATGATCCAGTACCTGGGCAGCGATGAATTCCAGAAAACCCCGCCGAAAATTCTCATCTGGGAATTCTCGCCGCTCTATCGCCTCGACCAGGAGACCATCTACCGCCAGATGATGGCGCTGCTCGACAACGGCTGCGAAGGCAAGACCGCGCAGATGAGCGCGAGCACCACGTTGAAACCCGGCAAGAACGAATTAATGGTCAACCGTTCGAACAAAGACCTGCGCAACAGCAGCCATCAGGTCGACATCCGCTTCGCCGACCCGTCGGTGAAAACCCTGCAAGCCACCCTCTGGTACATGAACGGGCGCCACGAGGACATCAAGATCGACAAACCCGAAACATCCGATACAGACGGGCGTTTCGCCTTTGAACTGCGCACCGATGAAGACTGGGCCTCGCAAAACTTGCTGGCCGTGGAAGTGCAGGGCCCAGAAGAGGGTGCTGCCGCGCAGAAAGTCGAAGCGAAAATTTGCACACGCAACGTATTCCCCGCCGGTGGTCAACAGACCGCCTCAACCGGGCAATGA
- the algG gene encoding mannuronan 5-epimerase AlgG, whose product MGACAMNPQALKGSVSLLVAAMLLASTSAFADGAAVKAPTIAKELQQAKTYTISSPPTAPLEMPKPALPDLSGYTAAAMEKKVVRTKPGKVSVRRMMQEDALKDFIGGDNKMAEWVVRQHGIPQAIFVDDGYMNLKDLLGKVPKQYLSETSPGVFLAKLPIVVGRKGILEIDKKTQELRLSQQAGSFLINDGQLFVRDTRITGWNEKANGPATFQSPKEFRPFLLAWGGTQTYIANSKMASFGYANSKSYGVSISQYTPNMAKVLKRAEPTGWIIDSEFSDMWYGFYCYETTGFVIKGNTYKDNIVYGIDPHDRSHGLIIADNTVYGTKKKHGIIISREVNDSFIFNNRSYDNKLSGLVIDRNSVNNLIADNEIYRNHTDGITLYESGDNLLWGNKVIANRRHGIRIRNSVNIRLYENSAMANGLTGVYGHIKDLTDTDRDIALDPFDAKVSLIVVGGELAGNGSGPLSIDSPLSVELYRVAMLAPTKSSGISFNGVLGDRQEEILDLLVRQQKAVLIDPVERQTQMQD is encoded by the coding sequence ATGGGAGCCTGCGCGATGAACCCTCAAGCCCTCAAAGGCTCGGTCAGCCTGCTGGTCGCAGCCATGCTGCTGGCCAGCACTTCGGCCTTTGCCGACGGTGCGGCGGTGAAGGCGCCGACCATCGCCAAAGAGCTGCAACAGGCCAAGACCTACACCATCTCCAGCCCGCCAACCGCGCCGCTGGAAATGCCCAAGCCGGCCCTGCCGGACCTGTCGGGCTACACCGCCGCGGCGATGGAAAAGAAGGTCGTGCGCACCAAGCCCGGCAAAGTCAGCGTCCGCCGCATGATGCAGGAAGACGCCCTCAAGGACTTTATCGGCGGCGACAACAAGATGGCCGAATGGGTGGTGCGCCAGCACGGCATTCCCCAGGCGATCTTTGTCGACGACGGCTACATGAACCTCAAGGACCTGCTCGGCAAAGTGCCCAAGCAGTACCTCAGCGAAACGTCGCCGGGTGTGTTCCTGGCCAAGCTGCCGATCGTGGTCGGGCGCAAGGGCATCCTCGAAATCGACAAGAAGACCCAGGAGCTGCGCCTGTCCCAGCAGGCCGGTTCGTTCCTGATCAACGACGGCCAGCTGTTTGTGCGTGATACCCGGATTACCGGCTGGAACGAAAAGGCCAACGGCCCGGCGACTTTTCAGTCGCCCAAGGAATTCCGCCCGTTCCTGCTGGCCTGGGGCGGCACCCAGACCTATATCGCCAACAGCAAGATGGCCAGTTTCGGCTACGCCAACAGTAAGTCGTACGGGGTGAGTATTTCCCAGTACACGCCGAACATGGCCAAGGTCCTCAAGCGCGCTGAGCCGACCGGCTGGATCATCGATTCCGAATTCTCGGACATGTGGTACGGCTTCTACTGCTACGAGACCACCGGCTTTGTGATCAAGGGCAACACCTACAAAGACAACATCGTCTACGGCATTGACCCGCACGACCGTTCCCACGGCCTGATCATTGCGGACAACACCGTCTACGGCACCAAGAAGAAGCACGGCATCATCATTTCCCGGGAAGTGAACGACAGCTTCATCTTCAACAACCGCAGCTATGACAACAAGCTTTCAGGCCTGGTGATCGACCGGAACAGCGTGAACAACCTGATCGCCGACAACGAGATCTACCGCAACCACACCGACGGCATCACCCTCTATGAGAGCGGCGACAACCTGCTGTGGGGCAACAAGGTGATTGCCAATCGTCGCCACGGTATCCGCATCCGTAACAGCGTGAACATTCGCCTGTACGAGAACAGCGCCATGGCCAACGGCCTGACCGGCGTGTACGGCCACATCAAGGATTTGACCGACACCGACCGCGACATCGCCCTCGACCCGTTCGACGCCAAGGTCTCGCTGATTGTGGTCGGCGGTGAACTGGCGGGTAACGGCAGCGGGCCGCTGTCCATCGACTCGCCGTTGAGCGTCGAGCTGTACCGCGTAGCGATGCTGGCGCCGACCAAATCCAGCGGCATCAGCTTCAACGGCGTGCTGGGTGACCGGCAGGAAGAAATTCTCGACCTGCTGGTGCGCCAGCAGAAAGCCGTGCTGATCGACCCTGTCGAACGCCAGACCCAAATGCAGGACTGA
- a CDS encoding alginate export family protein, with protein sequence MKLNPFVKAGIGLTCALLWSCPTLAALTEAKNFGLEVKITGQSEDDRDLGTKPGGDVNGIGLDLRPWVYGESGAWSAYAMGQAVTSSDIIETDTLQQSSDDSAAQSSNDDRKTKKNYLALREFWVGYSGFTPYPGELLKVGRQRLNNDDGQWRDTNIEALNWTFDTTLLKANIGAAERFSEYRTDLKELSPDDKDRKHFYADAAYQWTPGQWIGLRGHHTHDDGKLDYAEPGVATDPLDKRENGDLTWLGIEANSDAYNWRNTNTVNYWASVTGMKGNRDTVNALNADGTRPAQAKRSDDVSGWATDLGIRLRLDPQWQVGAAYSRASANYEQNGLQSNRSNWTGTQSRVHRFGEAFRGEMNNMQSMSLFGSWQLREDYDASLVYHKFWRVDGNKPVGSNGIDAVQNNTDDVTGAILSSTSLPLEDGKKDLGQEMDVVVTKYFKKGLLPAALSQSINEPSALVRLRAGVFKPGDAYGSGVDTYMHRAFVDVIWKF encoded by the coding sequence ATGAAGCTCAACCCATTCGTCAAGGCCGGCATCGGCCTGACCTGTGCCCTGCTGTGGTCATGCCCGACCCTGGCCGCACTGACCGAAGCCAAGAACTTCGGCCTCGAAGTGAAAATCACCGGCCAGTCCGAAGACGACCGCGACCTGGGCACCAAGCCCGGCGGCGACGTCAACGGCATCGGCCTCGACCTGCGCCCATGGGTCTATGGCGAAAGCGGCGCGTGGAGCGCCTATGCCATGGGCCAGGCCGTGACGTCGAGTGACATCATCGAGACCGACACCCTGCAACAGTCCTCCGATGACAGCGCCGCCCAATCGAGCAACGACGACCGCAAGACCAAGAAAAACTATTTGGCCCTGCGCGAGTTCTGGGTCGGCTACAGCGGCTTCACGCCCTACCCTGGCGAGCTCCTCAAGGTCGGGCGCCAGCGCCTGAACAATGACGATGGCCAATGGCGCGATACCAATATCGAAGCGCTGAACTGGACCTTCGACACCACCTTGCTCAAAGCCAATATCGGCGCCGCCGAACGCTTCAGCGAATACCGCACCGACTTGAAGGAACTGTCGCCTGACGACAAGGACCGCAAGCACTTCTACGCCGACGCCGCCTACCAGTGGACGCCGGGGCAGTGGATCGGCCTGCGTGGCCATCACACCCATGACGACGGCAAGCTCGACTACGCCGAACCGGGCGTGGCCACCGACCCGTTGGACAAGCGCGAAAACGGCGACCTGACCTGGCTCGGCATCGAAGCCAACAGCGACGCCTATAACTGGCGCAACACCAACACCGTCAACTACTGGGCCAGCGTCACCGGCATGAAAGGCAACCGCGACACGGTCAACGCCTTGAACGCCGACGGCACCCGCCCGGCACAAGCCAAGCGCAGCGACGACGTGAGTGGCTGGGCCACCGACCTGGGTATCCGCCTGCGCCTCGACCCGCAGTGGCAAGTCGGCGCGGCTTACTCGCGCGCCAGTGCCAACTACGAGCAGAACGGCCTGCAAAGTAACCGCTCGAACTGGACCGGCACGCAATCGCGCGTGCACCGCTTCGGCGAGGCGTTTCGCGGCGAGATGAACAACATGCAGTCCATGAGCCTGTTCGGTTCCTGGCAGCTGCGCGAGGACTATGACGCCAGCCTGGTGTACCACAAGTTCTGGCGCGTCGACGGCAACAAGCCGGTGGGCAGTAACGGCATCGATGCGGTGCAGAACAACACCGATGACGTGACCGGCGCAATCCTCTCCAGCACCTCGTTGCCGCTTGAAGACGGCAAGAAGGACCTCGGCCAGGAGATGGACGTCGTGGTCACCAAATACTTCAAGAAAGGCCTGCTACCGGCCGCGCTGAGCCAGTCGATCAACGAACCATCGGCCCTGGTGCGCTTGCGTGCAGGCGTGTTCAAACCGGGCGACGCCTATGGCAGCGGCGTCGACACGTACATGCACCGCGCCTTTGTCGACGTGATCTGGAAATTCTGA
- the algK gene encoding alginate biosynthesis TPR repeat lipoprotein AlgK: MPVNPISSTTQSTVGVGLARDGIDSVHLKDRVARVAGKPAPTQSGSHFASAFCTLALAVSLAGCAGLPDQRLANEALKRGDTVTAQQNYQQLADLGYSEAQVGLADIQVTTRDPEQIRQAEATYRAAADTSPRAQARLGRLLVAKPGATEAEQHEAEGLLKKAFANGEGNTLIPLAMLYLQYPHSFPNVNAQQQISKWQAAGYPEAGLAQVLLYRTQDTYDQHLDDVERICKAALNTTDICYVELATVYQKQAAPEKQAELLKQLEAGYSRGTVTAQRVDSVARVLGDATLGKPDEKTAQALLEKIAPGYPASWVSLAQLLYDFPELGDVDQMMQYLDNGRAADQPRAELLLGKLYYEGKWVPADAKAAEAHFEKAVGKEVAADYYLGQIYRRGYLGKVYSQKALDHLLTAARNGQNSADFAIAQLFSQGKGTKPDPLNAYVFSQLAKAQDTPEANDLATQLEAPLTPEQRAEGQRLVQQELTTRGTLAQSTLQLHALQEEDGEESL, encoded by the coding sequence ATGCCTGTGAACCCTATTTCAAGCACAACACAGAGCACTGTGGGAGTCGGGCTTGCCCGCGATGGGATCGACTCGGTGCACCTGAAAGACCGAGTTGCCCGCGTCGCAGGCAAGCCAGCTCCCACACAGAGCGGGTCGCACTTCGCCTCTGCATTCTGCACATTGGCACTGGCGGTCAGCCTCGCCGGTTGCGCCGGCCTGCCCGACCAGCGCCTGGCCAACGAAGCCCTCAAACGTGGCGACACGGTCACCGCCCAGCAGAACTATCAGCAGCTGGCAGACCTGGGTTACAGCGAGGCTCAAGTCGGCCTGGCGGATATCCAGGTGACCACCCGCGACCCCGAGCAGATCCGCCAGGCCGAGGCCACCTACCGCGCGGCCGCCGATACCTCGCCGCGCGCCCAGGCCCGCCTGGGTCGCCTGCTGGTGGCCAAGCCGGGCGCCACCGAGGCCGAGCAGCACGAAGCCGAGGGCCTGCTGAAAAAAGCCTTTGCCAATGGCGAAGGCAATACCCTGATTCCGCTGGCGATGCTGTACCTGCAATACCCGCACAGCTTTCCTAACGTGAACGCCCAGCAACAGATCAGCAAATGGCAGGCGGCGGGTTACCCGGAAGCGGGCCTGGCCCAGGTGCTGCTGTATCGCACCCAGGACACCTACGACCAGCATCTGGATGATGTGGAACGCATCTGCAAGGCCGCCCTGAACACCACCGACATCTGCTACGTCGAGTTGGCCACGGTCTACCAGAAACAAGCCGCGCCGGAAAAACAGGCCGAGCTGCTCAAGCAGCTGGAAGCCGGCTACAGCCGTGGCACGGTCACGGCCCAGCGCGTCGACAGCGTGGCCCGTGTGTTGGGCGACGCGACGCTCGGCAAGCCGGACGAAAAAACCGCCCAGGCCCTGCTGGAAAAAATCGCCCCCGGCTACCCCGCCTCCTGGGTCAGCCTGGCGCAACTGCTCTACGACTTCCCCGAACTCGGCGATGTCGACCAGATGATGCAGTACCTGGATAACGGCCGCGCCGCCGACCAGCCGCGTGCCGAGCTGTTGCTGGGCAAGCTCTACTACGAAGGCAAGTGGGTGCCAGCAGATGCGAAAGCCGCCGAAGCGCACTTCGAAAAAGCCGTCGGCAAGGAAGTCGCCGCCGATTACTACCTCGGCCAGATCTACCGCCGTGGCTACCTGGGCAAGGTCTACTCGCAAAAAGCCCTCGACCACTTGCTGACCGCTGCGCGCAACGGCCAGAACAGCGCCGACTTCGCCATCGCCCAATTGTTTTCCCAAGGCAAGGGCACCAAGCCCGACCCATTGAACGCCTATGTCTTCAGCCAGTTGGCTAAAGCCCAGGACACGCCAGAGGCCAATGACTTGGCCACGCAGCTCGAAGCCCCGCTGACGCCCGAGCAACGCGCCGAAGGCCAACGCCTGGTGCAGCAGGAGCTGACCACGCGCGGCACCCTGGCCCAGAGCACGCTGCAACTGCACGCCCTGCAAGAAGAAGACGGCGAGGAATCCCTATGA
- a CDS encoding PilZ domain-containing protein — translation MNSPVNANVVHESEAQRQHARVKIPAKLRFFNTDRTQTEARVIDLSAGGLAFTATQPLTVGEVHKGRLQFVIDNLGLAMDVELQIRSYDRQSGRTGCQFQNLDAQDISTLRHLITSHLSGDIVTMGDVLATLQRDNFTKARKVKDGGSGMTAFGRLRAVVFSAGIFIVGLAAFGFVFKSVYGMYFVSHAQAGLVSVPGMNVTMPRDGTVQSLLKGDAVAAKGAPLATFSTSMLDVLKGHLDEEQLQPAKVEELFGKQMTGTLTSPCDCVVAQQLVADGQYANKGDVIFRLVPRGSLANVEARFTYRQFADVRPGTPVSFQVADEEQVRTGTIVSSASLNSDDLSSDIRVQIKPDAPLDSTYAGRPVEVTSDRGPSLNWLIDKAMAHGL, via the coding sequence ATGAACAGCCCAGTAAACGCCAATGTTGTCCACGAATCCGAAGCCCAGCGCCAACATGCCCGGGTGAAAATCCCGGCCAAGCTGCGCTTCTTCAACACCGACCGTACCCAGACCGAAGCACGGGTAATCGACCTGTCCGCCGGTGGCCTGGCGTTCACCGCCACCCAGCCACTGACCGTCGGTGAAGTGCACAAGGGCCGCCTGCAGTTCGTGATCGATAACCTCGGTTTGGCGATGGATGTAGAGCTGCAGATTCGCTCCTACGACCGCCAGAGCGGCCGCACCGGTTGCCAGTTCCAGAACCTCGACGCCCAGGATATTTCCACCCTGCGCCACCTGATCACGTCGCACTTGTCCGGCGACATTGTGACCATGGGCGACGTACTGGCCACCCTGCAACGCGACAACTTCACCAAGGCGCGCAAGGTCAAGGACGGCGGCAGCGGCATGACCGCGTTCGGTCGTCTGCGCGCCGTGGTGTTCAGCGCCGGGATCTTCATTGTCGGCCTCGCCGCGTTCGGTTTTGTGTTCAAGTCGGTCTACGGCATGTACTTCGTCAGCCACGCCCAGGCTGGCCTGGTCAGCGTGCCCGGCATGAACGTGACCATGCCGCGTGACGGCACCGTACAAAGCCTGCTCAAAGGTGACGCGGTCGCGGCCAAAGGCGCGCCACTGGCGACGTTCAGCACCAGCATGCTCGATGTGCTCAAGGGCCATCTGGACGAAGAGCAGTTGCAACCGGCCAAGGTCGAAGAACTGTTCGGCAAGCAAATGACCGGCACCCTGACCTCCCCGTGCGATTGCGTCGTCGCCCAGCAACTGGTCGCCGACGGTCAGTACGCCAACAAGGGCGACGTGATCTTCCGACTGGTGCCACGCGGCAGCCTGGCCAACGTAGAAGCGCGCTTCACCTATCGCCAGTTCGCCGACGTGCGCCCAGGCACGCCGGTGAGCTTCCAGGTCGCCGACGAAGAACAGGTCCGCACGGGCACCATCGTCAGCAGCGCCAGCCTGAACAGCGACGACCTGTCTTCCGACATCCGCGTACAGATCAAGCCGGATGCACCGCTGGACAGCACCTACGCCGGCCGCCCAGTGGAAGTCACCAGCGACCGTGGCCCTTCGCTGAACTGGCTGATCGATAAAGCCATGGCTCACGGTCTGTAA
- the alg8 gene encoding mannuronan synthase, producing MSKLKHVLLQSAGWLFFLSLLMGLALLLPASTFDSESKNFIFLIGAVGIWRYSMGATHFFRGMLFLYVVYPHLRRKVRKLGKAADPSHVFLMVTSFRIDALTTAQVYSSVIREAIECGFPTTVVCSLVEMSDELLVKSLWERMNPPDHVKLDFVRIAGTGKRDGLAFGFRAISRHLPDDRAVVAVIDGDTVLAEGVVRKTVPWFQLFGNVGGLTTNEFCEVRGGYIMSEWHKLRFAQRHINMCSMALSKRVLTMTGRMSVFRASVVTDPGFIADVESDSLQHWRLGRFKFLTGDDKSSWFSLMRLGYDTFYVPDAAINTVEHPPEKSFIKASRKLMFRWYGNNLRQNSRALGLGVRRLGLFTSVVLFDQRVSMWTSLLGLTVAIIATFKYGGAFILAYLLWIGITRLILTLLLSCSGHTIGPAYPVILYYNQIMGALVKIYVFFRLDQQSWTRQDTKLTRDLASFQRWFNTWSSRTMTFSAGSIFVAVLLMMV from the coding sequence ATGTCCAAGTTAAAACATGTACTGCTGCAATCGGCCGGCTGGCTGTTCTTTCTCAGCCTGCTGATGGGACTCGCCCTGCTGTTGCCGGCGAGTACGTTCGACTCAGAGTCGAAGAATTTTATTTTCCTGATTGGCGCCGTCGGTATCTGGCGCTACTCGATGGGTGCTACGCATTTCTTTCGCGGCATGCTGTTCCTGTACGTGGTCTACCCCCACCTGCGGCGCAAGGTGCGCAAGCTGGGCAAGGCGGCAGACCCGTCCCATGTGTTCCTCATGGTCACCAGCTTCCGTATCGATGCGCTGACCACCGCCCAGGTCTACAGCTCGGTCATTCGCGAGGCCATCGAATGCGGCTTCCCCACCACCGTGGTCTGCTCGCTGGTGGAAATGTCCGATGAACTGCTGGTGAAAAGCCTGTGGGAACGCATGAACCCGCCGGACCACGTAAAGCTCGACTTCGTGCGCATCGCCGGCACCGGCAAGCGTGACGGCCTGGCCTTTGGTTTCCGCGCCATCTCCCGCCACCTGCCGGATGACCGCGCAGTGGTCGCCGTGATCGATGGCGACACCGTGCTCGCCGAAGGCGTGGTGCGCAAGACCGTGCCGTGGTTCCAACTGTTCGGCAACGTCGGCGGCCTGACCACCAACGAGTTCTGCGAAGTGCGCGGCGGCTACATCATGAGCGAGTGGCACAAACTGCGCTTCGCCCAGCGCCACATCAACATGTGCTCCATGGCCCTGTCCAAGCGCGTGCTGACCATGACCGGGCGCATGTCGGTGTTCCGTGCCAGCGTGGTCACCGACCCGGGCTTTATCGCCGATGTGGAAAGCGACTCGCTGCAACACTGGCGCCTGGGCCGCTTCAAGTTTTTGACCGGCGATGACAAGTCCAGCTGGTTCAGCCTGATGCGCCTCGGTTACGACACCTTCTACGTGCCGGACGCCGCGATCAACACCGTGGAGCACCCGCCGGAAAAGAGCTTTATCAAGGCCAGCCGCAAGCTGATGTTCCGCTGGTACGGCAACAACCTGCGCCAGAACTCCCGCGCCCTCGGCCTCGGCGTACGCCGCCTGGGCCTGTTCACCAGCGTGGTGCTGTTCGACCAGCGCGTGTCGATGTGGACCTCCCTGCTCGGCCTGACCGTGGCCATCATCGCCACCTTCAAGTACGGCGGCGCGTTCATCCTTGCGTACCTGCTGTGGATCGGCATCACGCGCCTGATCCTGACCCTGTTGCTGTCGTGCTCCGGCCACACCATCGGCCCGGCGTACCCGGTGATTCTCTATTACAACCAGATCATGGGCGCGCTGGTGAAGATCTACGTGTTCTTCCGCCTTGATCAACAGTCCTGGACCCGCCAGGACACCAAACTGACCCGCGATTTGGCCAGCTTTCAACGTTGGTTCAACACCTGGTCGTCTCGGACCATGACCTTCTCCGCCGGCAGCATTTTCGTCGCCGTGTTGCTGATGATGGTCTGA